In Arthrobacter sp. SLBN-83, one DNA window encodes the following:
- a CDS encoding ABC transporter ATP-binding protein, which yields MKRQLAGQYAQVGAIVFLQLVQAAANLLLPTVNAAIIDDGIVAGRPEVISRLGVLMAVIAVVQAASAVAAGYLGAVVAMRIGHRLRAEVFTRIQSLSSQDVALFGTQSLTTRATNDVQQVQAFAVLVFTMLFAGPAMGIGGIVLAVQQDVALSVVVIVIVPLLLLIMYLIVRRLIPLYREGQDLLDRSGGILREQIIGVDVIRAFVRQGHEARRFAATNAGLTANNLQSALLVAGMLPMIMLVVNISSVAVVWFGGHRIQAGLMNLGALTAFIAYIMQILLAIMMSMYVLMTAPRAAVCAERIQAVLVTEPSVSSAAQPHPGLDRPRLDHPRLDPARPAALTFQDVGFSYPGAEAPVLAGISFTAVPGTTTAIVGSTGSGKTTLLNLVPRFLDPTEGRIMLAGQDIRNLPLDQLRAAMAIVPQHSHLFTGTIAENLRMGAPDAADEELWAALEAAQTMRFMRDLPLGLATPVGQGGASLSGGQRQRLCIARALLRKAPLYLFDDSFSALDYDTDTRLRQALDQQLAAATTILVAERISAVEDAELILVLDDGGLVAQGTHQELLETSATYREIAESQLALDGTL from the coding sequence ATGAAGCGGCAGCTTGCGGGCCAATACGCGCAGGTCGGCGCCATCGTCTTCCTTCAGTTGGTCCAGGCGGCGGCGAACCTGCTGCTGCCAACGGTGAACGCAGCCATCATCGATGACGGCATCGTCGCCGGAAGGCCTGAGGTGATCTCGCGGCTCGGAGTGCTCATGGCCGTTATCGCCGTGGTGCAGGCCGCCTCGGCCGTTGCCGCGGGCTACCTCGGCGCCGTGGTGGCCATGAGGATCGGGCACCGCCTGCGGGCGGAGGTGTTCACCAGGATCCAGTCGCTGTCCTCGCAGGACGTGGCCCTGTTCGGAACCCAAAGCCTGACCACCCGCGCAACGAACGATGTCCAACAGGTCCAGGCATTTGCAGTGCTGGTCTTCACGATGCTCTTCGCCGGTCCGGCCATGGGCATCGGAGGGATCGTACTTGCCGTGCAGCAGGACGTGGCGCTCTCCGTGGTGGTGATTGTCATCGTGCCCCTGCTCCTGCTGATTATGTACCTGATCGTCCGCCGGCTGATCCCGCTCTACCGGGAAGGCCAGGACCTGCTGGACCGGTCCGGCGGCATCCTCCGCGAGCAGATCATTGGCGTGGACGTCATCCGCGCCTTTGTCCGGCAGGGCCACGAAGCGCGGCGGTTCGCGGCGACCAACGCGGGCCTGACGGCCAACAACCTGCAGTCGGCGCTCCTGGTGGCCGGGATGCTGCCGATGATCATGCTGGTGGTCAATATCAGTTCGGTCGCGGTCGTTTGGTTCGGCGGACACCGTATCCAGGCCGGACTGATGAACCTCGGGGCGCTCACCGCGTTCATCGCCTACATCATGCAGATCCTGCTCGCGATCATGATGTCGATGTACGTCCTCATGACGGCGCCCCGCGCCGCCGTCTGCGCCGAACGGATCCAGGCGGTCCTCGTCACCGAGCCGTCCGTCAGCAGTGCGGCGCAGCCGCACCCCGGTTTGGACCGCCCCCGTTTGGACCACCCCCGTCTGGACCCGGCCCGGCCGGCGGCGCTGACGTTCCAGGACGTTGGCTTTTCCTATCCGGGCGCAGAAGCCCCCGTGCTGGCCGGCATCAGTTTTACCGCCGTTCCCGGTACCACCACCGCGATTGTTGGCTCCACGGGCAGCGGCAAGACCACCCTGCTCAATCTGGTTCCGCGGTTCCTTGACCCCACCGAGGGGCGGATCATGCTGGCCGGCCAGGACATCCGGAACCTGCCCCTGGACCAGCTCCGCGCCGCCATGGCCATCGTGCCCCAGCACTCCCACCTGTTCACCGGAACCATCGCCGAGAACCTAAGGATGGGCGCCCCGGACGCAGCGGACGAGGAACTGTGGGCCGCCCTCGAGGCAGCACAGACTATGCGCTTCATGCGTGACCTCCCGCTGGGGCTTGCCACCCCTGTTGGCCAGGGCGGCGCCAGCCTGTCGGGCGGGCAGCGGCAAAGGCTCTGCATTGCCAGGGCCCTGCTGCGCAAGGCGCCCCTCTATCTCTTCGATGACAGCTTTTCGGCGTTGGACTACGACACGGACACCAGGCTGCGGCAGGCCCTGGACCAGCAGCTCGCCGCTGCAACCACCATCCTGGTTGCTGAGCGGATTTCCGCCGTGGAGGACGCAGAGCTCATATTGGTGCTCGACGACGGTGGGCTCGTGGCGCAGGGGACGCACCAGGAGCTGCTGGAAACCTCAGCCACCTACCGGGAGATTGCCGAGTCCCAGCTTGCGTTGGACGGCACGCTGTGA
- the uvrC gene encoding excinuclease ABC subunit UvrC has product MANPATYRPKTGEIPTNPGVYRFRDPHGRVIYVGKAKSLRSRLNSYFANPAGLLPKTYAMVHAASSVEWTVVGSELESLQLEYTWIKEFKPRFNVVFRDDKTYPYLAVTMSEKYPRVQVMRGDKRKGTRYFGPYTAGAIRETMDTLLRVFPVRSCSAGVFKRAEASGRPCLLGYIDKCSAPCVGRISPQDHRALADDFCAFMGGEATRFINKLEKQMGDAVAKLDYEHAARLRDDITALRKVFERNAVVLAEDTDADVFALHEDELEAAVQVFHVRGGRIRGQRGWVVEKVEDFSTPDLVEHLLQQVYGEDGDTHGRLPREVLVPVAPSNTEDLAKWLAGIRGAKVDIRVPQRGDKAALMSTVRENAEHALRLHKTRRAGDITVRSQALQELQEALDLPVPLLRIECFDVSHVQGTNVVASMVVVEDGLPKKSDYRKFSITGPAAADDTAAMHDVLTRRFRHYLQDKSAQVDESVLAADALETDGVAADGRLEDVQAAETEAAALDTTTPAPKAKFAYPPNLVVVDGGQPQVNAAARALKDLGIDDVYVVGLAKRLEEVWLPDSDFPVILPRTSQGLYLLQRIRDEAHRFAITFHRQKRGKAMTVSALDAVPGLGASKRKALLAHFGSVKGVKAATAEELAQAKGIGPALANAIVNHFAADGPEAVTVPAINMTTGEIIES; this is encoded by the coding sequence GTGGCAAATCCAGCAACTTACCGCCCAAAAACCGGTGAAATCCCCACCAACCCGGGCGTCTACCGGTTCCGTGATCCGCACGGCCGGGTCATTTATGTAGGCAAAGCCAAGAGCCTCCGGTCGCGGCTGAATTCCTATTTCGCCAACCCGGCCGGGCTGCTGCCCAAAACCTACGCGATGGTCCATGCGGCCAGCAGCGTCGAGTGGACCGTGGTGGGCAGCGAACTGGAATCGCTGCAGCTGGAATACACCTGGATCAAGGAGTTCAAGCCCCGGTTTAATGTGGTGTTCCGGGATGACAAGACGTATCCCTACCTCGCCGTGACCATGAGCGAGAAGTACCCCCGGGTGCAGGTGATGCGCGGCGACAAGCGGAAGGGGACCCGCTACTTCGGTCCCTACACAGCAGGGGCCATCCGGGAAACCATGGACACCCTGCTCCGCGTCTTCCCCGTCCGGAGCTGCAGCGCCGGCGTGTTCAAGCGCGCCGAGGCCAGCGGGCGGCCGTGCCTGCTGGGATACATCGACAAGTGCTCAGCACCCTGCGTCGGCCGGATCTCGCCGCAGGACCACAGGGCGCTGGCCGACGACTTCTGCGCCTTCATGGGCGGTGAAGCCACAAGGTTCATCAACAAGCTCGAGAAGCAAATGGGCGACGCCGTGGCGAAGCTCGACTATGAGCACGCAGCCAGGCTGCGGGACGATATCACGGCGCTGCGCAAGGTCTTCGAACGGAACGCAGTGGTCCTGGCCGAGGACACGGACGCCGACGTCTTCGCCCTTCATGAAGACGAACTCGAAGCGGCCGTCCAGGTGTTCCACGTCCGCGGCGGCAGGATCCGGGGCCAGCGCGGCTGGGTGGTGGAAAAGGTGGAGGACTTCAGCACCCCTGATTTGGTGGAGCACCTGCTCCAGCAGGTTTACGGCGAGGACGGCGATACCCACGGCCGGCTCCCGCGCGAGGTCCTGGTGCCCGTGGCGCCCAGCAATACGGAAGACCTGGCGAAGTGGCTGGCCGGCATCCGCGGCGCCAAGGTGGACATCCGGGTACCCCAGCGTGGGGACAAGGCGGCGCTGATGTCCACGGTGCGCGAGAACGCCGAGCACGCGCTGAGGCTCCACAAGACCCGGCGCGCGGGGGACATCACCGTCAGGTCCCAGGCCCTCCAGGAACTCCAGGAAGCCCTGGACCTGCCCGTGCCGCTGCTGCGGATCGAGTGCTTCGACGTTTCCCACGTGCAGGGCACCAACGTGGTGGCCTCCATGGTGGTGGTGGAGGACGGACTCCCCAAGAAGTCCGACTACCGCAAGTTCTCCATCACGGGTCCCGCGGCGGCCGATGACACCGCGGCCATGCACGACGTCCTGACCCGCCGTTTCCGCCACTACCTGCAGGACAAGTCCGCGCAGGTGGATGAGTCCGTCCTGGCGGCGGACGCGCTGGAAACGGACGGAGTGGCAGCGGACGGCCGGCTCGAGGATGTCCAGGCGGCCGAAACCGAAGCAGCCGCCCTGGACACCACCACCCCGGCGCCCAAGGCCAAATTCGCCTACCCGCCCAACCTGGTGGTTGTTGACGGCGGCCAGCCCCAGGTCAATGCCGCGGCCCGCGCCCTGAAGGACTTGGGTATCGATGATGTGTACGTCGTGGGCCTGGCCAAGCGCCTGGAGGAAGTGTGGCTGCCGGACAGCGACTTCCCGGTCATCCTGCCCCGCACCTCCCAGGGACTGTACCTGCTGCAGCGGATCCGTGACGAGGCGCACCGCTTCGCCATTACTTTCCACCGCCAAAAGCGCGGCAAGGCCATGACCGTTTCGGCGCTGGATGCCGTTCCCGGGCTGGGCGCCTCCAAGCGCAAGGCCCTGCTGGCGCACTTCGGCTCGGTCAAGGGCGTGAAGGCTGCCACCGCGGAAGAGCTCGCCCAGGCGAAAGGGATTGGCCCCGCACTGGCCAATGCCATCGTTAACCACTTCGCTGCCGACGGGCCCGAAGCGGTCACAGTGCCGGCCATCAACATGACTACCGGCGAAATCATTGAATCTTAG
- a CDS encoding HAD hydrolase-like protein, which produces MTSTTVPVIFDLDGTLVDPAGGITGGIASALRGLGLPVPGQDLLDSMIGPKLSDSLLNVAKVPADLLEEVVRRYREYYVATGIAQSRLYPGIREILESFAEAGRPVAVATQKPQRLAHTVLAHHGIDGFFHGIHGSADDETLVEGVPLGKTQIIAAALRDLDTRHAIMVGDRAQDVSGAIANGLDCIGVVWGFAPDGELEEAGSVAVVNTGEELVAVIERLQAIHTAAMSGVSNDGNV; this is translated from the coding sequence GTGACTTCAACAACAGTGCCCGTGATCTTTGACCTGGACGGCACTCTTGTCGACCCGGCCGGTGGAATAACCGGGGGGATTGCATCGGCCCTCCGCGGGCTGGGGCTCCCCGTTCCCGGCCAGGACCTGCTTGACTCGATGATCGGCCCCAAGCTGAGCGATTCACTGCTCAACGTGGCAAAGGTTCCGGCCGACCTCCTGGAAGAGGTGGTCCGCCGGTACCGGGAGTACTACGTCGCCACGGGCATCGCCCAGAGCCGGCTGTACCCGGGCATCCGCGAAATCCTCGAATCATTCGCAGAGGCTGGACGCCCCGTGGCCGTTGCTACCCAGAAACCGCAGCGGCTTGCCCATACGGTCCTGGCGCACCACGGCATCGACGGATTCTTCCACGGCATCCACGGCTCCGCGGACGACGAAACGTTGGTGGAAGGCGTCCCGCTGGGCAAGACGCAGATCATCGCCGCCGCCCTGCGTGACCTGGACACCCGGCACGCCATCATGGTGGGGGACCGAGCCCAGGACGTCTCCGGAGCGATCGCCAATGGACTGGACTGCATCGGGGTGGTCTGGGGCTTCGCGCCGGACGGCGAGCTGGAGGAAGCCGGCTCAGTGGCGGTTGTCAATACCGGCGAGGAACTCGTTGCCGTCATCGAGCGGCTCCAGGCGATCCACACTGCGGCCATGAGCGGGGTGAGCAACGATGGAAATGTTTGA
- a CDS encoding lysophospholipid acyltransferase family protein, producing the protein MEMFDAVRWTTRNLIAGTCRPTVVGLENVPSDGPFIVAPNHLSFFDSVIVQALMPRPVAFFAKAEYFTTGGVKGRVMKAFFQSVGSIPVERGEQAASVQALKTLLDILEAGRGIGIYPEGTRSRDGILYRGRTGVGWLALTTGAPVIPVGLIGTEQLQRAGEKGVRPQHFTMKVGEPLYFDKTGPDHSLPARREVTDRIMDAIAELSGQERSASYNQSKSTE; encoded by the coding sequence ATGGAAATGTTTGATGCCGTCCGCTGGACCACCCGCAACCTCATCGCCGGCACCTGCCGGCCCACCGTCGTCGGACTCGAAAACGTCCCTTCCGACGGCCCCTTCATCGTGGCACCCAACCACCTGTCCTTCTTCGACAGTGTGATCGTCCAGGCGCTGATGCCCCGGCCCGTCGCCTTCTTCGCCAAGGCCGAATACTTCACCACCGGCGGAGTTAAGGGCAGGGTCATGAAGGCCTTCTTCCAATCCGTGGGCTCCATCCCCGTGGAGCGCGGGGAACAGGCTGCCAGTGTGCAGGCCCTCAAGACCCTGCTGGACATCCTCGAAGCCGGGCGCGGCATCGGCATCTACCCGGAGGGCACCCGCTCCCGCGACGGCATCCTCTACCGGGGCCGTACAGGGGTCGGCTGGCTGGCGCTCACCACGGGGGCACCCGTGATTCCCGTAGGCCTGATCGGGACCGAGCAGCTTCAGCGCGCCGGCGAAAAAGGGGTCCGGCCCCAGCACTTCACGATGAAGGTGGGGGAGCCGCTGTACTTCGACAAGACAGGACCGGACCACTCCCTTCCCGCCCGCCGCGAAGTTACGGACCGGATCATGGACGCCATCGCCGAACTCAGCGGACAGGAACGTTCTGCCAGCTACAACCAGAGCAAGTCCACCGAATAG
- a CDS encoding ABC transporter ATP-binding protein yields the protein MTAAEEGGEAEQGFWPTAGRLLGLLRPFRLHMLGAVAATCAFAGLNVAAPKYLGDATDVVVEGIFEGALDQRLGILLAAVATMYVFASLFNWVQGALTARAVQGLMYGLRASVEDKLYRLPSTYFRERSRGDVLSRATNDIDNIAQALNQVLTQLIVSVLMLFGSLAMMLWISPLLAAIAVATVPISTWITFLVARRSQEHFAVQWKETGELNAHVEEFVSGHEVIKAFGRQGHAEEVFRHSNGRLARAAAKAQYSAGVVQPLMVLMSNLNYIAVAVVGALQVIAGAMTIGGVQAFIQFSRLFTQPVGQIGGLLNVMQSCAASAGRVFVLLDAREDPHEPTLQEQDGRPSIAPAGGPIVFQDVTFGYPGSVPAVRNLTFTVEPGQSVAIVGHTGAGKSTVVNLLMRFLEPTSGRITMGGTNIADIPRDHLRSRFGVVLQDSWLFAGTIRDNIAYGRPDAPDAAIVAAAEATHADRFIRSLPHGYDTVLENGGEPLSQGQRQLLTIARAQLAGRSVLVLDEATSSVDSRTELLIRQAMQRLRHGRTSFVIAHRLSTIRNADLILVMDHGRIVEQGTHASLLAATSYYARLYNAQFAERDGKAGALEGGL from the coding sequence GTGACGGCCGCGGAGGAAGGCGGGGAAGCGGAGCAGGGGTTTTGGCCGACTGCCGGCAGGCTCCTGGGACTCCTGCGCCCCTTCCGGCTGCACATGCTGGGGGCAGTGGCGGCTACCTGCGCGTTCGCGGGGCTCAACGTTGCCGCCCCAAAGTACCTGGGTGATGCCACCGATGTGGTGGTAGAGGGCATCTTCGAAGGCGCCCTGGACCAGCGCCTCGGAATCCTGCTGGCCGCCGTGGCCACGATGTACGTCTTCGCCTCCCTGTTTAACTGGGTGCAGGGCGCGCTGACAGCCCGCGCCGTGCAGGGCCTCATGTACGGCCTGCGCGCCTCGGTCGAGGACAAACTTTACCGCCTTCCCTCCACCTACTTCCGGGAACGATCCCGGGGTGACGTCCTCAGCCGGGCCACCAACGACATCGACAACATCGCGCAGGCCCTCAACCAGGTCCTGACCCAGCTCATCGTGTCGGTGCTGATGCTGTTCGGTTCTTTGGCCATGATGCTGTGGATCTCGCCGCTGCTTGCAGCCATTGCCGTTGCCACCGTTCCCATCTCCACCTGGATCACTTTCCTGGTGGCCCGCCGGTCGCAGGAGCACTTCGCCGTGCAGTGGAAGGAGACCGGCGAACTCAACGCCCACGTGGAGGAATTCGTCAGCGGGCACGAGGTCATCAAGGCTTTCGGCCGGCAGGGACATGCGGAGGAGGTCTTCCGCCACAGCAACGGGCGCCTGGCACGGGCAGCTGCCAAAGCCCAGTACTCGGCGGGGGTGGTCCAGCCGCTGATGGTGCTGATGTCCAACCTCAACTACATAGCGGTTGCAGTGGTGGGAGCCCTGCAGGTCATCGCGGGAGCCATGACCATCGGGGGCGTCCAGGCCTTCATCCAGTTCAGCCGGTTGTTCACCCAGCCGGTGGGCCAGATCGGGGGGCTCCTCAATGTCATGCAGTCCTGCGCGGCGTCCGCGGGCAGGGTTTTCGTCCTCCTGGATGCACGTGAGGATCCCCATGAGCCAACCCTGCAGGAGCAGGATGGGCGGCCTTCCATTGCCCCGGCCGGAGGCCCCATCGTTTTCCAGGACGTCACGTTTGGCTACCCCGGCTCCGTCCCCGCGGTCCGCAACCTCACCTTCACGGTGGAACCGGGTCAGTCGGTGGCAATCGTGGGACACACCGGCGCAGGCAAGAGCACCGTGGTGAATCTGCTGATGCGGTTCCTGGAGCCCACGTCCGGCCGGATCACCATGGGCGGAACAAACATCGCGGACATCCCCCGGGACCACCTTCGTTCCCGGTTTGGCGTGGTGCTGCAGGATTCCTGGCTTTTCGCGGGCACCATCCGCGACAACATCGCCTACGGCCGGCCCGACGCCCCGGATGCCGCCATTGTGGCCGCCGCAGAGGCCACCCATGCCGACCGCTTCATCAGGTCCCTGCCGCACGGCTACGACACAGTCCTGGAAAACGGCGGGGAGCCACTTAGCCAGGGCCAGCGGCAACTCCTCACCATCGCCAGGGCCCAGCTCGCCGGGCGCTCCGTTCTGGTCCTTGACGAAGCAACCAGTTCGGTGGACTCCAGGACTGAGTTGCTCATCCGCCAGGCGATGCAGCGGCTCCGCCACGGACGGACAAGCTTCGTGATCGCCCACCGTTTGTCCACCATCCGTAACGCTGATCTAATTCTCGTCATGGACCACGGACGCATCGTCGAGCAGGGCACGCATGCAAGCCTCCTTGCCGCCACCAGCTACTACGCCAGGCTGTACAATGCCCAGTTTGCAGAACGCGACGGCAAGGCCGGCGCCTTGGAGGGCGGCCTGTGA
- a CDS encoding GntR family transcriptional regulator, giving the protein MKAAADFPGSWRPNQASSVALFEQLRLQVIHLADSGALAPGTRLPAVRALAEQLDVAPHTVARAYKELEAAGVVATRGRNGTVVCARDERLGGLSDAAAAYAAVAKSQGASFAEAVKLLAAAYDVP; this is encoded by the coding sequence GTGAAAGCTGCTGCCGACTTTCCCGGGTCCTGGCGGCCCAACCAGGCCAGCAGCGTAGCGCTCTTCGAGCAGCTTCGGCTGCAGGTCATCCACCTGGCGGACAGCGGTGCACTGGCGCCCGGCACCAGGCTCCCCGCGGTGCGGGCCCTCGCGGAACAACTCGACGTCGCCCCCCACACGGTGGCCAGGGCCTACAAGGAGCTGGAGGCGGCCGGCGTCGTCGCCACCCGTGGCCGCAACGGCACCGTGGTTTGTGCCCGTGATGAGCGGCTGGGAGGCCTCTCCGACGCCGCGGCCGCGTATGCCGCCGTCGCAAAATCCCAAGGCGCCAGCTTCGCCGAAGCGGTGAAGCTGCTGGCCGCGGCATACGATGTTCCCTGA
- the uvrA gene encoding excinuclease ABC subunit UvrA yields MPKALAEETPAPSASLAVRSAAALERPDLSRLVVKGAREHNLRNVDLDLPRDAMIVFTGLSGSGKSSLAFDTIFAEGQRRYVESLSAYARQFLGQVDKPDVDFIEGLSPAVSIDQKSTSKNPRSTVGTITEIYDYMRLLWARVGRPHCPVCGEPVSKQTPQQIVDQLLELDEGTRFQVLAPVVRGRKGEFVDLFKDLSAKGYSRARVDGNLVQLSDPPKLGKQFKHTIEVVVDRLVVKEGISQRLTDSIETALGLAEGRVLAEFVDVDADAPERIRAFSENLACPNEHPLAIDEIEPRSFSFNNPFGACAACSGIGTRLEVDEELIVPNPELSLSEGAIAPWSMGTATTEYWNRLLEGLAKEVGFSMTTPWEKLGKDVRQIVLHGKDHKVVVQYRNRFGRERKYSTGFEGAIQYVHRKHGETDSDWARDRYEEYMRQVPCPACNGARLNPASLSVLINGKSIAEVAALPMRECADFLNNLVLTGREAQIAHQVLKEIQARLTFLLDVGLEYLNLERPSATLSGGEAQRIRLATQIGSGLVGVLYVLDEPSIGLHQRDNRRLIETLTRLRDMGNTLIVVEHDEDTIHVADWIVDIGPGAGEHGGQVVHSGTYEELLDNRESLTGDYLSGRKAIEVPKKRRKYDKKREIKVVGARENNLVNVDAAFPLGLFTAVTGVSGSGKSTLVNEILYKVLANKLNGAKQVAGRHKTVQGLEHLDKVVHVDQSPIGRTPRSNPATYTGVFDNIRKLFAETTEAKVRGYLPGRFSFNVKGGRCEACSGDGTLKIEMNFLPDVYVPCEVCHGARYNRETLEVHYKGKTIADVLNMPIEEAAEFFAAFSPIARHLNTLVDVGLGYVRLGQPATTLSGGEAQRVKLAAELQKRSNGRSIYVLDEPTTGLHFEDIRKLLMVLQGLVDKGNTVITIEHNLDVIKSADWLVDLGPDGGSGGGQIVAAGTPEQVAKSSASHTGKFLAEILG; encoded by the coding sequence GTGCCTAAAGCCTTAGCTGAAGAAACCCCTGCCCCCTCCGCTTCCCTCGCCGTACGCTCAGCGGCCGCCCTGGAGCGCCCCGACCTCTCCCGCCTCGTGGTGAAGGGTGCGCGGGAGCACAACCTGCGCAACGTGGACCTCGACCTGCCGCGCGATGCCATGATCGTCTTCACCGGCCTCTCCGGATCCGGCAAGTCGTCCCTGGCGTTCGACACCATCTTCGCCGAGGGCCAGCGGCGCTACGTCGAATCACTCTCCGCTTATGCACGCCAGTTCCTGGGCCAGGTGGACAAGCCCGACGTCGATTTCATCGAGGGACTCTCCCCGGCGGTCTCCATCGACCAGAAATCCACCAGCAAGAACCCCCGCTCCACGGTGGGCACCATCACCGAGATTTACGACTACATGCGCCTGCTCTGGGCGCGCGTCGGCCGGCCGCACTGCCCCGTTTGTGGCGAACCGGTGTCCAAGCAGACCCCGCAGCAAATTGTCGACCAGCTCCTTGAACTCGACGAAGGCACGCGCTTCCAGGTTTTGGCCCCCGTGGTGCGCGGACGCAAGGGGGAGTTCGTCGACCTCTTCAAGGACCTCAGCGCCAAGGGCTACTCGCGGGCACGCGTGGACGGCAACCTCGTCCAGCTGAGCGATCCGCCCAAGCTCGGCAAGCAGTTCAAGCACACCATCGAGGTGGTGGTGGACCGCCTGGTGGTCAAGGAAGGGATCAGCCAGCGGCTGACCGATTCCATCGAGACCGCCCTGGGACTGGCCGAGGGCCGCGTCCTGGCGGAGTTCGTTGACGTTGATGCGGACGCTCCGGAGCGGATCCGGGCGTTCTCTGAAAACCTCGCCTGCCCCAACGAGCACCCCCTCGCCATCGACGAGATCGAGCCCCGCTCCTTCTCCTTCAACAACCCCTTCGGCGCCTGCGCGGCCTGCAGCGGCATCGGCACCCGGCTGGAGGTGGATGAGGAACTCATCGTTCCCAACCCGGAACTGTCCCTGTCCGAGGGCGCCATCGCACCCTGGTCCATGGGAACGGCCACCACGGAGTACTGGAACCGGCTCCTGGAGGGCCTGGCCAAGGAAGTCGGCTTCTCCATGACCACGCCGTGGGAGAAGCTGGGCAAGGACGTGCGCCAGATCGTCCTGCACGGCAAGGACCACAAGGTAGTGGTGCAGTACCGCAACCGCTTTGGCCGTGAACGCAAGTACAGCACCGGGTTCGAAGGTGCCATCCAGTACGTCCACCGCAAGCACGGCGAGACCGATTCCGACTGGGCGCGCGACCGCTACGAAGAGTACATGCGGCAGGTACCCTGCCCCGCGTGCAACGGCGCCCGCCTCAACCCGGCCTCCCTGTCCGTCCTGATCAACGGCAAGTCCATCGCCGAGGTTGCCGCCCTTCCCATGCGGGAATGCGCAGACTTCCTTAACAACCTGGTGCTGACCGGGCGCGAAGCCCAGATCGCCCACCAGGTCCTCAAGGAGATCCAGGCCCGGCTGACCTTCCTCCTGGACGTCGGACTGGAGTACCTCAATCTGGAGCGGCCCTCGGCCACCCTTTCCGGCGGCGAAGCCCAGCGCATCCGCCTGGCCACCCAGATCGGCTCCGGCCTGGTTGGGGTCCTCTATGTCCTCGACGAACCCTCCATTGGCCTGCACCAGCGCGACAACCGCCGGCTGATCGAAACCCTCACCCGGCTTCGCGACATGGGAAACACCCTGATCGTCGTGGAGCACGACGAGGACACCATCCACGTGGCCGACTGGATCGTGGACATCGGACCCGGCGCCGGCGAGCACGGCGGCCAGGTGGTCCACTCCGGCACATACGAGGAACTGCTGGACAACAGGGAATCGCTGACCGGCGACTACCTGTCCGGCCGCAAGGCCATCGAGGTACCCAAGAAGCGCCGCAAGTATGATAAGAAACGCGAGATCAAGGTCGTGGGCGCCCGGGAGAACAACCTCGTGAACGTCGATGCCGCCTTCCCTCTGGGCCTCTTCACCGCGGTGACCGGCGTGAGCGGTTCGGGCAAGTCGACGCTCGTGAATGAGATCCTCTACAAGGTCCTGGCGAACAAGCTCAACGGCGCCAAGCAGGTAGCCGGGCGGCACAAGACGGTCCAGGGCCTGGAGCACCTGGACAAGGTGGTGCACGTCGACCAGAGCCCCATCGGCCGGACCCCGCGGTCCAACCCGGCCACGTACACCGGCGTCTTCGACAACATCCGCAAGCTCTTCGCGGAAACCACTGAAGCCAAGGTGCGCGGCTACCTTCCGGGCCGCTTCTCCTTCAACGTCAAGGGCGGCCGCTGCGAGGCGTGTTCCGGTGACGGCACCCTGAAGATCGAGATGAACTTCCTGCCTGACGTTTACGTCCCCTGCGAGGTGTGCCACGGGGCCCGCTACAACCGGGAGACCCTGGAAGTGCACTACAAGGGCAAAACCATCGCGGATGTCCTCAACATGCCCATTGAAGAGGCCGCCGAATTCTTCGCGGCGTTCTCACCCATTGCGCGGCACCTGAACACCCTGGTGGACGTCGGACTGGGCTACGTGCGGCTGGGCCAGCCGGCCACCACCCTCTCCGGCGGCGAAGCGCAACGGGTCAAGCTCGCGGCGGAACTGCAAAAGCGCTCCAACGGACGCAGCATCTATGTCCTGGATGAGCCCACCACCGGCCTGCACTTCGAAGACATCCGCAAGCTGCTCATGGTCCTGCAGGGCCTGGTGGACAAGGGCAACACCGTGATCACCATCGAGCACAACCTGGATGTCATCAAAAGCGCGGACTGGCTGGTTGACCTCGGGCCTGACGGCGGTTCGGGCGGTGGCCAGATTGTTGCCGCTGGAACGCCGGAACAGGTGGCGAAGTCCAGCGCCAGCCACACCGGGAAGTTCCTCGCCGAAATACTGGGCTGA